The Nothobranchius furzeri strain GRZ-AD chromosome 6, NfurGRZ-RIMD1, whole genome shotgun sequence genome includes a region encoding these proteins:
- the LOC139070399 gene encoding ATP-dependent RNA helicase DHX15 has protein sequence MSKRHRLDLGDDYSSSKKRSDGRDRDRDRDREDRSRDRDRDRDRDRDRDRERDSKPSSALSNSTASVSGLPAIKQMTMQQQINPFTNLPHTPRFYEILKKRLQLPVWEYKESFNDIISRHQSFVLVGETGSGKTTQIPQWCVEMVRALPGPKRAVACTQPRRVAAMSVAQRVADEMDVMLGQEVGYSIRFEDCSSAKTILKYMTDGMLLREAMNDPLLERYGVIILDEAHERTLATDILMGVLKEVVRQRPDLKVIVMSATLDAGKFQVYFDSCPLLTIPGRTHPVEIFYTPEPERDYLEAAIRTVIQIHMCEEEEGDCLLFLTGQEEIDEACKRIKREVDDLGPEVGDIKIIPLYSTLPPQQQQRIFEPPPPRKPNGAIGRKVVVSTNIAETSLTIDGVVFVIDPGFAKQKVYNPRIRVESLLVTAISKASAQQRAGRAGRTRPGKCFRLYTEKAYKTEMQDNTYPEILRSNLGSVVLQLKKLGIDDLVHFDFMDPPAPETLMRALELLNYLAALNDDGDLTELGSMMAEFPLDPQLAKMVIASCEFNCSNEILSITAMLSVPQCFVRPTEAKKAADESKMRFAHIDGDHLTLLNVYHAFKQNHESNQWCYDNFVNYRSLMSADNVRQQLSRIMDRFSLPRRSTEFTSRDYYINIRRALCTGFFMQVAHLERTGHYLTVKDNQVVQLHPSTVLDHKPEWVLYNEFVLTTKNYIRTCTDIKPEWLVKIAPQYYDMSNFPQCEAKRQLERIIAKLESKEYSQY, from the exons ATGTCCAAAAGGCACCGTCTGGACTTGGGCGATGACTACTCGTCTAGTAAGAAGAGGTCTGATGG GAGGGACCGGGACCGCGACAGAGACCGCGAGGATCGCTCCAGGGATAGGGATCGAGACAGAGACCGGGATAGGGACAGAGATCGGGAAAGGGACTCGAAGCCGTCTTCTGCTCTCTCCAACAGCACAGCGTCTGTGTCAGGCTTACCAGCCATCAAGCAGATGACCATGCAGCAGCAGATCAACCCTTTCACCAACTTGCCACACACACCACGCTTCTATGAGATCCTGAAAAAGAGGTTACAACTTCCAGTGTGGGAGTACAAAGAAAGTTTCAACGATATCATCTCACGCCATCAAAGTTTTGTCCTCGTGGGAGAAACTGGCTCTGGGAAGACAACACAG ATCCCACAGTGGTGTGTGGAGATGGTGAGGGCCTTGCCCGGTCCTAAGCGGGCTGTCGCCTGTACTCAGCCTAGGAGGGTGGCTGCCATGAGTGTGGCTCAGAGGGTGGCCGATGAAATGGACGTCATGcttggacaggaagttggctactCCATCAGATTTGAAGACTGTAGCTCAGCCAAGACTATTCTCAA GTACATGACAGACGGTATGTTGTTGAGAGAGGCTATGAATGATCCTCTGCTGGAGCGATACGGCGTGATCATCCTGGATGAGGCGCACGAGCGCACTCTTGCCACAGATATCCTgatgggggtgctgaaggaggtggTTCGTCAAAGACCAGATCTGAAG GTGATTGTTATGAGCGCCACATTGGATGCTGGAAAGTTCCAGGTGTACTTTGACAGCTGCCCACTGCTGACTATTCCTGGCCGCACACATCCTGTAGAGATATTTTACACCCCTGAGCCAGAGCGGGATTATCTGGAGGCAGCAATTCGTACCGTCATCCAGATTCACATgtgtgaggaggaggaaggggacTGCCTTTTGTTCCTCACAGGCCAGGAG GAAATTGATGAGGCCTGCAAGCGAATCAAGCGTGAGGTCGATGACCTCGGCCCTGAGGTTGGCGATATCAAAATCATTCCACTGTATTCCACACTGCCCccccagcagcagcagaggaTCTTTGAGCCGCCACCTCCAAGAAAACCCAATGGTGCAATAGGAAGaaag GTCGTAGTTTCAACAAACATCGCTGAGACGTCACTGACAATTGACGGTGTTGTGTTCGTCATCGATCCTGGATTTGCCAAACAGAAG GTGTACAATCCCCGTATCAGGGTGGAGTCTTTGCTGGTCACTGCCATCAGTAAAGCTTCTGCCCAGCAGAGGGCAGGGCGAGCTGGCAGGACACGTCCTGGGAAATGCTTCCGCCTCTACACAGAGAAGGCATACAAAACAGAGATGCAG GATAACACATATCCTGAGATTCTTCGGTCCAACTTGGGATCCGTTGTGCTGCAGCTGAAGAAACTCGGCATCGACGACCTTGTCCACTTTGACTTCATGGATCCACCGG CTCCTGAAACGCTGATGAGAGCTCTCGAGCTGCTGAATTATCTGGCGGCTCTAAACGATGACGGTGACCTGACAGAGCTGGGTTCCATGATGGCGGAATTTCCTCTGGACCCTCAGCTGGCGAAGATGGTGATTGCTAGCTGCGAGTTTAATTGCTCAAACGAGATCCTCTCCATCACTGCCATGCTGTCAG TCCCACAGTGTTTCGTCCGTCCCACGGAGGCTAAGAAGGCAGCAGACGAGTCCAAGATGAGGTTTGCTCACATTGATGGAGACCACTTGACGCTGCTCAATGTCTACCACGCCTTCAAACAAA ACCACGAGTCCAACCAGTGGTGCTATGACAACTTTGTAAACTACCGTTCCCTGATGTCCGCTGACAACGTTCGTCAGCAGCTGTCCAGGATCATGGACCGCTTCAGTTTGCCTCGGCGAAGCACAGAGTTCACCAGCAGAGATTATTACATCAACATCCGACGAGCGCTCTGCACCGGCTTCTTCATGCAG GTGGCTCACTTGGAGCGCACTGGCCATTACCTCACAGTCAAAGACAACCAGGTGGTCCAGCTGCACCCGTCCACCGTCCTGGACCACAAGCCTGAGTGGGTGCTCTACAATGAGTTTGTCCTCACCACCAAGAACTACATCCGCACTTGTACAGACATCAAGCCAGAGTG GCTGGTGAAGATCGCGCCGCAGTACTACGACATGAGTAACTTCCCACAATGTGAAGCTAAAAGACAACTGGAGCGAATTATTGCCAAGCTGGAGAGCAAAGAGTATTCTCAGTACTGA